Sequence from the Herbaspirillum sp. meg3 genome:
AGTCTGGTGCTGATCACCATCGGTGCGGTATGCAGCGTGTCGATCACGGCTTTGTTCATCGGCGGTTTGATGCCGGCGGTGATTGCGACGATTGCCATCGGCGTCATCTGCTGGTTCCGCGCCCGTCGTGAACCGATGCCGAATGTGAAGCGCGCCAGCATCGGCGTGATCGGTAAAACCCTCATTGCGGCGATTCCTGCACTGGCCTTGCCGATGCTGATTCGCGTGGCGGTGATTGAAGGTGTGGCAACGGCAACCGAAGTGGCAACCATCGGTGTGGCCTACACGATCATTGTCGGTCTGATCATGCATGCCTTCATGAAGCACATCGACTTCAAACGCATCTATCCGATGCTGGTGGAAGCGGCGACCTTGTCGGGGGCCATTCTGCTGATCATCGGCATGGCGACCTCGATGGCGTGGGCACTGACGCAGTCGGGCTTCTCGGCCAAGCTGGTGGCGCTGATGCAAGGCGTACCCGGTGGCGGGTTTGGTTTCCTGCTGATCACTATTGTGATCTTCATCGTGCTGGGCAGCATCCTGGAAGGCATCCCGGCGATTGTGCTGTTCGGGCCGCTGCTGTTTCCGGTGGCCCGTTCACTCGGCATCCATGACGTGCACTACGCGATGGTTGTGATTCTGGCGATGGGTATCGGCTTGTTTGCACCGCCGTTCGGCGTCGGCTTCTATGCCGCCTGCGCGATCGGCAAGGTATCGCCGGACAAGGTCTTCAACCGGGTCTGGAGTTATCTGGCGGCGCTCGTGGTGGCCTTGCTGGTGGTGGCTGCGGTGCCATGGATTTCCATCGGATTCCTGACATAAAAATACTTTTACTACCGACTATTTAAACGAGACAAAGAGGTTAGCAATGAGCCGTTTTCTGGGTGAGATCAAACAACTGGGCTACGTCGTCGAAGACATTCAGGCCGCAATGAAATACTGGAGCGAAGTGCTGGGCGTGGGCCCGTGGTACTACATGGAGCGCGTGCCGCTGAAGAACTACCGCTACAAGGGCGAGCTGCAGGACATCCATTCCTCGGTGGCGCTGGCTAACTCGGGCAACGTGCAGGTGGAACTGATCCAGCAGCGCAATGATGCGCCGTCGATGTATCAGGACTTTCTCAAGGCAGGCCGTACCGGTTTGCAGCATCTGGCCTACTGGACCGAAGACTTCGACAACGATCTCGCACGCCTGCTGGAAAAGGGCTGGAAGGTCGGCATGAGCGGTGAAGTCGGCGAGCGCGGTCGCTTCGTCTATTTCGAGACCGAATACCATCCCGGCACCGTCATTGAACTGTCTGAAATCGCCGGTCCCAAAGGCACCGTATTCCGCATCATTCGTGAATCAGCCGAGGGCTGGGACGGCAGCGACCCGGTGCGCACGTTTCCTGATCTGAGCAAGATGTGATGGCGGAGATGATGGACAACAATCGTTTTTACGCAGATTACCTGATTGAGACTCCACTCGATCCGATGCAGGTCGCTGAGGTCATGGCAGGTGAACAATCCTGCGGCACTTTCGTCCGTGTGCAGGGCGAGACTGAGCAGCTGCGCGAACGCGCCCGCGCAGTGGTGGTATCGGTAGAAGAGACCGAAAATGTCGCCATGCCGAGCCTGCCCAACGCTTGGCAGCAGCGCCAGAACATGCATGGTCCTTATCGTCGCGCCAAGGTGCGCATCTCCTTCCCGATCGACAACGTCGGCGCCAACCTGCCGACGCTGGCGGCAACCGTTGCGGGCAATCTGTTCGATCTCGGGGAGGTAACGGGTTTGCGCCTGTTGTCGCTGTCGCTGCCGGAAAGCTATCGCCAACAGTTCGACATGCCGCGCCATGGCATCGCCGGCACGCGCAAGCTGGTGGGGCAGAGTCCATCCCATCAGGCGCCTTTGCTGGGCACCATCATCAAGCCCAACGTCGGACTGAGCGCCGCGCAGACCGGCGAGCTGGTCACGCAGTTGTGCGAAGCCGGTGTGGACTTCATCAAGGACGATGAAGTGTGCGCCAATCCGGCTCATGCGCCGCTGGAAGAACGCGTGCGCGAAGTCATGAAGCGCGTGCGGGCCTATCAGGACAAATCAGGCCGCCGCGTGATGGTGGCCTTCAATATCACCGACGAACTCGACG
This genomic interval carries:
- a CDS encoding VOC family protein → MSRFLGEIKQLGYVVEDIQAAMKYWSEVLGVGPWYYMERVPLKNYRYKGELQDIHSSVALANSGNVQVELIQQRNDAPSMYQDFLKAGRTGLQHLAYWTEDFDNDLARLLEKGWKVGMSGEVGERGRFVYFETEYHPGTVIELSEIAGPKGTVFRIIRESAEGWDGSDPVRTFPDLSKM
- a CDS encoding ribulose-bisphosphate carboxylase large subunit family protein, translated to MDNNRFYADYLIETPLDPMQVAEVMAGEQSCGTFVRVQGETEQLRERARAVVVSVEETENVAMPSLPNAWQQRQNMHGPYRRAKVRISFPIDNVGANLPTLAATVAGNLFDLGEVTGLRLLSLSLPESYRQQFDMPRHGIAGTRKLVGQSPSHQAPLLGTIIKPNVGLSAAQTGELVTQLCEAGVDFIKDDEVCANPAHAPLEERVREVMKRVRAYQDKSGRRVMVAFNITDELDAMRRHAELVEREGGSCIMVGLNWCGFSALQSLRRSSGLAIHGHRNGFGMMSRQPVLGMSFSAYQSLWRLSGVDHLHVHGLDGKFSEFNDEVVQSARDCLTPMSGGENGGDEVMPVFSSGQWAGTVPATFDAVKSTDVIFLSGGGILAHPDGASAGVASLRQAWEAARDGVSLQERARHAPELQRALDFFGPRLK